A DNA window from Pedobacter africanus contains the following coding sequences:
- a CDS encoding O-antigen ligase family protein, which yields MAAKRILYLLLIYCFTSWLITRELSLVFPAGTLIEGFLILTFIAAIFSVTKTGWAQVNTDMFYLLLFWFFISVAEVANPEGASIMGWLKEIRSAALYPLMITSLTLIVFDREKDLNTFIFIVLFFSTMAALDGLKQKYIGLSQGDFNFLAYGGAQTHIIFGRLRIFSFYSEAAQFGASQAHIGLMALVLALGPIQKKYKILLLVISALMLYGMLLSGTRGALFALVPGAFFAIILTKKFKVLILGGAVAIGFLCFLKFTYIGNGNYEIYRLRSALNPEDPSLNVRFNSQRILKEYMSSRPFGGGLGIIGANGMEYNSDKFLSKVQPDSYWVKIWAMYGIVGFIIWFGIMLYILGKCCGITWKIEDPGLKIKSIALTSGFGGILFCSYGNEVINTMPSAIIVFMSCAFVYKMPKFDREIKERKTLTE from the coding sequence ATGGCTGCGAAAAGGATACTCTATTTATTACTGATCTATTGTTTTACCTCATGGTTAATTACCAGAGAGTTAAGCCTGGTTTTTCCTGCCGGAACCTTAATAGAAGGTTTTCTGATCCTAACGTTTATAGCGGCTATATTTTCGGTAACCAAAACCGGTTGGGCCCAGGTAAATACAGACATGTTTTACCTGCTGTTATTCTGGTTCTTTATCAGTGTTGCCGAAGTAGCTAACCCCGAAGGGGCAAGTATAATGGGATGGTTAAAAGAAATAAGGTCTGCAGCCTTGTATCCTTTAATGATTACGTCACTCACACTGATTGTATTTGACCGCGAAAAGGACCTCAATACCTTTATTTTTATTGTACTTTTCTTTTCTACAATGGCCGCGCTTGACGGCTTAAAGCAAAAGTATATTGGATTATCGCAAGGTGATTTTAATTTCCTGGCCTATGGCGGGGCGCAGACACATATTATTTTTGGCAGGCTAAGGATATTCTCATTTTATTCAGAAGCTGCGCAATTTGGCGCGTCACAGGCCCATATTGGGCTGATGGCATTGGTGCTTGCATTGGGGCCAATCCAAAAGAAGTACAAAATCCTTTTATTAGTTATTTCTGCGTTGATGCTTTATGGGATGTTACTTTCAGGTACCAGGGGTGCATTGTTTGCTTTGGTACCAGGTGCGTTTTTCGCAATTATACTCACCAAGAAATTTAAGGTATTGATTTTGGGTGGTGCAGTTGCTATTGGTTTTTTGTGCTTTTTGAAATTCACTTATATTGGAAATGGCAATTACGAAATTTACAGGCTCAGATCGGCTTTGAACCCTGAAGACCCTTCATTAAATGTCCGGTTTAACAGCCAACGGATCTTAAAAGAATACATGAGTTCACGGCCATTTGGTGGTGGGTTGGGTATTATAGGCGCTAACGGAATGGAATATAATTCCGATAAGTTCCTTTCGAAAGTTCAACCCGATAGCTATTGGGTTAAGATATGGGCCATGTACGGAATAGTGGGGTTTATCATCTGGTTTGGTATTATGTTATATATACTGGGGAAATGTTGCGGCATCACCTGGAAAATTGAAGACCCCGGGCTTAAGATTAAATCAATTGCGCTTACTTCCGGATTTGGGGGGATTCTATTTTGCAGTTATGGAAATGAAGTGATCAATACCATGCCTTCGGCAATAATTGTTTTTATGTCCTGCGCATTTGTTTATAAAATGCCGAAATTTGATCGGGAAATAAAAGAACGGAAAACTTTAACTGAATAG
- a CDS encoding YMGG-like glycine zipper-containing protein, with protein sequence MKRIVLVCIAGAMLAACTNNNAHEEALVKQKVVAAIKDSLKLDSFKKAEAKIKEKEQETQRLAKIKEERRMLLLSERNEAAPARSYNSEAAVPAKKKGWSQAAKGAVIGAGAGALGGVLLDKKDGRGAIIGGVVGAGTGYLIGRDQDRKSGRVQPKN encoded by the coding sequence ATGAAAAGGATAGTTTTGGTATGTATAGCAGGGGCAATGCTAGCTGCTTGTACAAATAACAATGCTCATGAGGAGGCATTAGTGAAACAAAAGGTGGTGGCTGCCATTAAAGATAGCTTAAAACTGGACAGTTTTAAAAAGGCAGAAGCCAAAATAAAAGAAAAGGAACAGGAAACGCAGCGACTGGCCAAAATAAAAGAGGAACGTCGCATGCTTTTGCTTTCAGAGCGGAATGAAGCTGCGCCTGCACGGTCTTATAACAGTGAAGCGGCAGTTCCTGCAAAGAAAAAAGGATGGAGTCAGGCTGCCAAAGGTGCAGTTATTGGCGCTGGTGCCGGTGCCCTTGGCGGTGTACTGCTGGATAAAAAGGATGGCAGGGGTGCGATTATAGGAGGGGTTGTTGGTGCCGGAACAGGGTACCTGATTGGTAGGGATCAGGACCGTAAATCTGGTAGGGTACAACCTAAGAACTAA
- a CDS encoding PAS domain-containing hybrid sensor histidine kinase/response regulator — protein MKYTPLPENEKERLKVIQNAQVFDPAYEAHFERITELASSICDTSIAFITLIDQNKQWYRSNKIFTAEEISIENDFYRQTVKNSGFLEIQDTSSDVRFKINANHQYIKMMYYAGFPLIDSNGTTIGTLSVFDTKPKKELTTKQKRLLELLSVEIVSLVNEVKSKKELNHFLKLYKSSHDLICEADTDGLLKRVNPAFTTTLGWAEEDLLGNSFYNFIHPYDLQLTNDELKKLSDGKNAVNFTNRFKTKKGEYRTLQWSATTETGSHKILAIARDITRDRNLQQKILSSESKLKSFVENAQGFMFTHDLSGNLMFINNAGALHLGYTKTELQNMGLFDIIPKSHHPLVNNYLNEIKLNGTAQGLMTTQHKKGNHVIWIFNSVLENNLATKPYVICNSIDITERHNLVKELKNKNKKLEQANNIARLGSWELDLIEQKLAWSEVTREIFEIEPDFDPNPENELLFYKPGTSRDNRFNALNTAVLKGEGWDLELELSTAKGNDIWIRSIGIPEFMEGRCYKIRGTVQDITKIKNMEASLISAKEDAELANKAKSEFLANMSHEIRTPLNGIIGFTDLLIKTQLNETQQQYLSIVTQSGNALLNTINDILDFSKIEAGKLEMNWSKFNLYEMAEESADVIKYQVQSKGLELLLNISADLPKYIWADELRLKQILINLLGNAVKFTEKGEIELKVEALSNPELPEIKYRFSVRDTGIGINPDKRLKIFDAFSQEDASTTKKYGGTGLGLTISNKLLGLMNSKLQVESVMGKGSIFYFEITLQSEAGESIEIQNLDTVRKVLIVDDNTNNRLIINKMLSLKQITSVEAANGMEAIGLLNAGERFDVILMDYHMPDLDGLETIKRMREILKDSPKEQAIVLLHSSSDESIIAACEKLHVHHRLLKPIKLKDLYSSLFSVISKKAEKQNIAVQEADRMDDPIQVLIAEDNAVNMLLAKTIVRRIAPNATIFEAKTGLEALECYKDTKIDIILMDIQMPEMNGYEATKKIRSIRHKPHIPIIALTAGNVKGEKEKCFAAGMDDFISKPVVAHTIALSLKKWLKNPAEDPHSELSLSASEDSAYHFNIELLKEYVGNDASVLTKVLSLLRTELMNFSRDFKEHVSNKDLGRIQELGQKMYDTAIVSGLTALAVISKKIGSLNSYNETEVNDLLVQTQEEIKTAIGLIVR, from the coding sequence ATGAAATACACACCTCTTCCCGAAAATGAGAAAGAACGATTGAAGGTAATACAAAATGCTCAGGTATTTGACCCTGCATACGAGGCCCATTTTGAACGGATCACAGAACTTGCTTCTTCCATATGCGACACGTCAATTGCCTTTATCACTTTAATTGATCAAAATAAACAGTGGTACAGATCAAATAAGATTTTCACTGCCGAAGAAATCTCTATTGAAAATGATTTCTACCGCCAGACCGTAAAGAATTCAGGTTTCCTGGAAATACAGGATACTTCCAGTGATGTCAGGTTTAAAATAAACGCCAATCATCAGTACATCAAAATGATGTACTATGCAGGGTTTCCACTAATCGATTCCAATGGCACTACCATTGGTACTTTATCTGTTTTTGATACGAAACCTAAAAAAGAGCTTACCACAAAACAGAAAAGACTGCTCGAACTCCTTTCTGTTGAAATAGTTTCTCTGGTAAATGAAGTAAAAAGCAAAAAAGAGCTCAATCACTTTCTTAAACTCTATAAATCATCGCACGATCTGATTTGTGAAGCAGATACCGACGGCCTTTTAAAAAGGGTCAATCCTGCTTTCACAACTACACTGGGTTGGGCTGAAGAGGATCTGTTAGGCAATTCCTTTTATAATTTTATTCATCCTTACGACCTGCAGCTTACCAACGACGAACTTAAGAAACTGTCGGACGGAAAAAATGCCGTAAACTTCACCAACCGTTTTAAAACAAAAAAAGGAGAATACAGAACATTACAATGGAGTGCAACAACCGAAACAGGTTCGCATAAAATACTTGCAATTGCACGTGACATTACCCGGGACAGAAACCTTCAGCAAAAGATCCTGAGCAGCGAAAGTAAACTAAAGTCATTTGTTGAGAATGCCCAGGGCTTCATGTTTACGCACGACCTCTCGGGAAATCTTATGTTCATCAATAACGCAGGTGCACTACACCTGGGCTATACCAAAACGGAACTGCAAAACATGGGGCTGTTTGACATTATTCCAAAAAGCCATCACCCCCTGGTTAACAATTACCTGAATGAAATTAAGCTCAACGGCACCGCTCAGGGCTTAATGACCACCCAACACAAAAAGGGTAATCATGTGATATGGATATTTAACTCCGTCCTTGAAAACAACTTAGCTACCAAACCGTATGTCATTTGCAATTCGATTGATATCACGGAACGGCACAATCTGGTTAAAGAACTAAAGAACAAGAATAAAAAACTGGAGCAGGCAAATAACATTGCCCGTCTTGGCAGCTGGGAACTCGATTTGATAGAACAAAAACTGGCCTGGTCTGAAGTGACGAGGGAGATATTTGAAATTGAACCGGATTTTGATCCTAACCCCGAAAATGAACTTCTGTTTTACAAACCAGGTACCAGTAGGGATAACCGGTTTAATGCCCTTAACACAGCAGTACTTAAAGGGGAAGGCTGGGATCTTGAATTGGAGCTTTCCACCGCCAAAGGCAACGATATCTGGATAAGATCAATCGGTATTCCCGAATTCATGGAAGGCAGATGCTACAAAATACGAGGAACTGTTCAGGACATTACCAAGATAAAGAACATGGAAGCCAGCCTCATCTCCGCAAAAGAAGATGCAGAGCTTGCAAATAAAGCTAAGTCTGAATTCCTGGCAAACATGAGCCACGAAATCAGAACACCGTTAAACGGAATTATAGGCTTTACTGATCTACTGATCAAAACACAGCTCAATGAAACCCAACAGCAGTACCTTTCCATTGTAACGCAATCAGGAAATGCCTTATTAAATACCATCAATGATATTTTAGACTTTTCAAAAATCGAAGCCGGTAAACTCGAAATGAACTGGTCTAAATTCAATCTGTATGAAATGGCAGAAGAATCTGCAGATGTCATTAAATATCAGGTGCAAAGTAAAGGACTGGAATTACTATTAAATATTTCAGCAGACCTCCCAAAGTATATATGGGCCGATGAGCTCCGGCTTAAACAAATTCTCATTAATTTATTGGGCAATGCGGTTAAGTTTACTGAAAAAGGTGAAATAGAACTTAAGGTAGAAGCTTTAAGCAATCCCGAATTACCAGAAATTAAATACCGCTTTTCTGTTAGGGATACTGGAATTGGGATCAATCCGGATAAAAGGCTCAAAATTTTTGATGCATTTTCGCAGGAGGACGCTTCAACCACCAAAAAATATGGCGGTACAGGCTTAGGCCTAACCATTTCCAACAAACTGCTGGGTCTGATGAACAGCAAGCTTCAGGTGGAAAGTGTGATGGGCAAAGGAAGTATTTTCTATTTCGAGATTACCCTTCAATCGGAAGCTGGAGAGTCCATCGAAATCCAAAACCTGGATACCGTTAGAAAAGTACTGATCGTAGACGACAATACCAATAACCGGCTTATCATCAACAAAATGCTTTCCCTTAAGCAAATCACCTCCGTGGAAGCTGCCAATGGCATGGAGGCTATTGGCCTTCTGAATGCAGGGGAACGGTTTGACGTGATACTGATGGACTACCATATGCCAGATTTAGATGGACTGGAAACCATTAAGAGAATGAGGGAAATCTTAAAAGACTCACCAAAAGAACAGGCAATTGTACTGCTTCATAGCTCGTCGGATGAATCTATCATCGCGGCCTGCGAAAAGCTGCATGTACACCATCGTTTGCTTAAACCCATCAAACTTAAGGATCTGTACAGCTCCCTATTCAGTGTAATTTCTAAAAAAGCTGAAAAACAAAATATAGCTGTACAGGAAGCAGACCGGATGGATGACCCTATACAGGTACTAATTGCGGAAGACAACGCGGTAAATATGTTGCTTGCTAAAACAATTGTGAGACGGATTGCGCCTAATGCAACTATTTTTGAAGCGAAAACAGGACTGGAAGCATTAGAATGTTATAAAGATACAAAAATAGACATCATCTTAATGGATATTCAAATGCCAGAGATGAATGGCTATGAGGCCACCAAAAAGATCAGGTCCATCAGGCATAAACCACATATACCTATTATTGCACTCACCGCAGGAAATGTTAAAGGTGAGAAGGAAAAGTGTTTTGCGGCGGGAATGGACGATTTTATATCCAAACCAGTGGTAGCGCACACCATTGCACTGTCACTAAAAAAATGGCTGAAAAATCCTGCAGAAGATCCACATAGTGAATTGTCGCTTTCGGCCTCGGAAGACAGTGCATACCATTTTAACATAGAATTGCTTAAAGAATATGTTGGCAATGATGCCTCCGTTTTAACCAAAGTATTATCCTTATTAAGAACTGAGCTGATGAATTTCTCCAGGGATTTTAAAGAACATGTGTCAAATAAAGACCTGGGAAGAATACAGGAGTTGGGTCAAAAAATGTACGATACAGCTATCGTATCCGGACTTACCGCCCTTGCGGTAATCTCTAAAAAAATAGGATCATTAAACAGCTACAACGAAACTGAAGTGAATGACTTGCTCGTACAAACCCAGGAGGAAATAAAAACAGCTATCGGACTCATCGTCCGATAG
- a CDS encoding acyltransferase gives MSLTAKIKSNPRLKKFFLKLLIPANDHRPRLWVRLFVNPFIHKKGKHSIVRNSTRMDVFPFNKFSLGHRSIIESFATINNGVGDVHIGNDTIIGIGNVVIGPVNVGNDVMFAQNIVVSGLNHGFEDITVPPSKQKVNCKQIVISDNVWIGANCVVTAGVTIGKHSVIGAGSVVTKDVPPFSVAVGNPAKVIKQYNSNSGLWERV, from the coding sequence ATGTCACTTACAGCTAAAATAAAATCCAATCCAAGGCTTAAGAAATTTTTTCTCAAGTTACTGATCCCAGCTAATGATCATAGGCCACGGCTTTGGGTAAGGCTGTTTGTTAACCCCTTTATTCATAAAAAGGGAAAGCATTCCATTGTCAGAAACAGTACCAGAATGGATGTTTTTCCTTTCAATAAGTTTAGCCTAGGGCATAGATCTATTATTGAATCGTTTGCCACCATTAACAATGGCGTGGGGGATGTACATATAGGGAACGATACCATTATCGGGATTGGCAATGTGGTTATTGGGCCGGTGAATGTGGGTAATGATGTGATGTTTGCACAAAATATTGTTGTTTCTGGCCTTAATCATGGATTTGAAGATATTACTGTTCCCCCATCCAAACAAAAAGTAAACTGTAAACAGATAGTGATTTCTGATAACGTATGGATTGGGGCTAATTGTGTTGTTACTGCTGGTGTAACCATTGGCAAGCACAGCGTAATAGGGGCAGGAAGCGTAGTTACCAAAGATGTTCCGCCGTTTTCGGTAGCAGTGGGTAATCCGGCAAAAGTTATCAAACAATACAATAGTAATTCGGGGCTGTGGGAACGGGTTTAG
- a CDS encoding response regulator: MESKDGSKKTILVVDDEPSILKLLNFILSAKYTLVIKTSGIEAIAWLEEGNDPDLIISDLMMPYFDGSTLIKNLKISGFYRNTPVILLSGADDLEDKVKEMPFKIDRFMEKPFNPTILKSHITELLS, encoded by the coding sequence ATGGAGAGTAAGGACGGTAGTAAAAAGACAATACTCGTTGTAGATGATGAGCCAAGCATACTTAAGTTGTTGAATTTTATACTATCTGCTAAATATACTTTGGTGATTAAAACAAGTGGGATCGAGGCAATTGCATGGCTGGAAGAAGGAAATGATCCTGATTTGATTATATCTGATTTAATGATGCCCTATTTTGACGGAAGTACACTGATAAAAAATCTAAAAATCAGCGGATTTTATAGAAATACACCAGTAATACTGTTATCTGGGGCAGATGATTTGGAAGATAAGGTGAAAGAAATGCCATTTAAAATTGACCGCTTTATGGAAAAGCCTTTTAATCCAACGATTTTAAAATCTCATATAACAGAACTACTCTCATGA
- a CDS encoding exopolysaccharide transport family protein, giving the protein MDIKSFLKLLFKYKWALIMVPVVAVAITYYFVQNLPKEYSSEVQISTGLLDPSKQVLADQNIDYFKVNQQFNNIMEKLKMKRIINILSYNLILHDLTLPQKAFRKNIPLIDSLTATEKQEVIRLFQEKLLSKNILTLADNKGKYKLLDIVASIGYSEYALGKGIEVSHADNSDYINIQFVSENPDLSAYVVNTLASEFIANYSSDVSTNQNNSIVLLDSLLKTKQHIMNQKNTALSDFKRQKGVLNLDEQSAIVYGQISEYEAQRTQALKEIQSNQGAISVIEAKLRGSDPLLAGSSRADNREIINLKRQLEVANSNLIDGNFKASDQRKVDSLTRLLTIKGNQNADENVTDPRASKQSLIQQKLTLEVAMQQAKSSISSLDRQLGILRARYSGMVPYDADIQNYQRDAELATKDYMAALDRFNNTKTEQNMKLKLQIEELGMPGLPLPSKKILYLGGAGAGSFLLTFGVVFLLFFLDRSINTSSQLAAATKMPVLGNLNFLSGPDRGIRSIWNHEENQKEFGIYKNLLRSLRFEISNQLVADESNILGVTSLNDTEGKTTIAYNLAYAFAMVGKKVLLLGEEPRNAGDPNARSLVTGQNFEAFLVKKEIVAEDLITVLNKSVANASLLEMQNERSLKAGFDVLKSQFDMIIIDINSLRDTNIAKEWLSFTEKNIAVFEAGKSISDSDKEFLTLLKKSNGFLGWVLNKIKLTDIKTNQSAG; this is encoded by the coding sequence ATGGATATTAAATCATTCCTGAAATTATTGTTTAAATATAAATGGGCACTTATAATGGTGCCCGTTGTTGCTGTTGCGATTACGTATTATTTTGTTCAGAACCTTCCAAAAGAATACAGTTCGGAAGTTCAAATCTCTACCGGTTTGCTGGATCCTTCCAAACAAGTTCTTGCTGACCAAAATATTGATTATTTCAAGGTAAATCAGCAATTCAATAACATCATGGAAAAATTGAAGATGAAGCGCATCATCAATATTCTTTCCTATAATCTTATTTTGCACGATCTGACTTTACCTCAAAAGGCTTTCAGAAAGAATATTCCACTGATTGATTCACTAACAGCGACTGAAAAACAAGAAGTAATCAGACTATTTCAGGAAAAGTTATTGAGCAAAAATATCCTCACCCTGGCAGACAATAAGGGAAAGTACAAATTACTTGATATCGTTGCTTCGATAGGTTACAGTGAATATGCTTTGGGCAAAGGGATAGAAGTTAGCCATGCGGATAACAGTGATTACATCAATATACAATTTGTTTCAGAAAATCCCGATTTGTCAGCTTATGTAGTAAATACACTGGCCTCCGAATTTATAGCGAATTACAGTTCAGACGTAAGTACAAATCAGAACAATTCTATTGTTCTGCTGGATTCATTGCTGAAGACCAAGCAGCATATAATGAATCAGAAGAATACAGCTTTATCTGATTTTAAACGTCAGAAAGGCGTATTGAACCTGGATGAGCAATCGGCCATTGTTTATGGGCAGATATCTGAATATGAGGCACAACGTACACAAGCCCTCAAGGAAATTCAATCCAATCAGGGAGCGATCAGTGTTATTGAAGCGAAATTAAGAGGAAGCGACCCTTTACTGGCAGGAAGCAGCCGGGCTGATAACAGGGAAATCATCAATTTGAAACGGCAGCTTGAAGTGGCAAATTCTAATTTGATTGATGGAAATTTTAAAGCTTCAGACCAAAGAAAGGTCGATTCATTAACCAGATTGCTGACCATAAAGGGGAACCAGAATGCGGATGAGAATGTGACAGATCCGCGTGCATCGAAACAATCGTTGATTCAGCAGAAGTTAACATTGGAAGTCGCTATGCAGCAAGCAAAAAGCAGCATTAGTTCATTAGACAGACAGCTGGGAATACTAAGGGCAAGGTACAGTGGTATGGTGCCTTATGATGCTGATATACAGAACTACCAGCGGGATGCTGAACTTGCAACTAAAGATTATATGGCAGCACTGGATCGGTTTAACAATACCAAAACCGAGCAGAATATGAAACTTAAGCTGCAGATCGAGGAATTGGGCATGCCCGGTTTGCCATTGCCGTCAAAAAAAATACTGTATCTGGGCGGTGCTGGGGCTGGGAGCTTTTTACTTACGTTCGGGGTGGTATTTTTGCTTTTCTTTTTAGACAGGTCTATAAATACTTCCAGTCAGTTGGCTGCTGCAACTAAAATGCCGGTACTAGGCAATTTGAATTTTCTGTCGGGCCCTGATAGGGGTATTCGCAGTATATGGAACCACGAGGAAAACCAAAAGGAATTTGGTATTTATAAAAACCTGCTCAGGTCCTTGCGTTTCGAAATCAGCAATCAGCTGGTGGCTGATGAAAGTAACATTCTTGGGGTTACCAGTTTGAATGATACTGAAGGTAAAACAACCATTGCCTACAACCTGGCCTATGCCTTTGCAATGGTTGGTAAAAAAGTGCTGCTATTGGGTGAGGAGCCTAGAAATGCAGGTGATCCGAATGCCAGAAGCCTTGTCACAGGTCAAAACTTTGAAGCTTTCCTGGTTAAGAAAGAAATTGTTGCAGAAGATCTGATTACAGTTTTAAATAAAAGCGTAGCTAATGCTTCTTTACTGGAAATGCAAAACGAGCGCAGCCTTAAAGCAGGTTTTGATGTACTAAAAAGCCAGTTTGACATGATTATTATAGATATCAATAGTTTGCGTGATACCAACATCGCAAAGGAATGGCTTTCTTTCACTGAAAAGAATATTGCAGTTTTTGAAGCAGGAAAATCTATTAGTGACAGTGATAAAGAATTCCTTACATTATTGAAGAAAAGCAATGGGTTTTTAGGATGGGTTTTAAACAAAATTAAGTTAACTGATATTAAGACTAACCAGTCTGCAGGTTAA
- a CDS encoding sugar transferase yields MMITTTMNRPEINAKIVYFGKLLKSVVFEDFDSNFNVEHLENADDFKKYLDNRSLLSLPDIILIEVDDNKDCFDQVSYIKNNPLLHGLVIVLLGIKENKEWRSKALKLQVNDYYTYPFPVEDFYERLNFLIKFKLIKPKLLELSKQMDVEYQIPLTKRVFDVLTSGFALLFLTPIFILVAILIKLESKGAVIYKSKRVGAGYKIFDFYKFRSMRSDADQMIASIADLNQYSNESNKKNGKAAFVKFKNDPRITKLGSFLRRTSIDELPQLINVFVGDMSLVGNRPLPLYEAEQLTTNEWSTRFLGPAGLTGLWQISKRGKKDMSETERKELDNYYAANYSIFLDLKIILKTIPALIQKEQV; encoded by the coding sequence ATGATGATAACTACAACCATGAACAGGCCTGAGATCAATGCAAAAATTGTGTATTTTGGCAAACTTCTTAAAAGCGTAGTTTTTGAAGATTTTGATTCAAATTTCAACGTAGAGCATCTTGAAAATGCCGATGATTTTAAAAAATACCTGGACAACAGGTCGCTGCTGAGCTTACCGGATATCATACTAATTGAAGTGGATGACAACAAGGACTGCTTTGATCAGGTAAGCTATATAAAAAATAACCCCCTGCTTCATGGGTTGGTTATTGTGCTGCTCGGAATAAAAGAAAATAAGGAATGGAGAAGCAAAGCATTAAAGCTGCAGGTAAATGATTACTATACTTATCCTTTTCCGGTAGAAGATTTTTATGAGAGGCTTAATTTTTTGATCAAATTCAAACTCATCAAACCGAAACTTCTGGAACTTTCCAAACAAATGGATGTGGAATACCAGATTCCTTTAACAAAAAGGGTATTTGATGTGCTAACTTCCGGATTTGCATTGTTGTTTTTGACACCGATTTTCATTCTGGTGGCCATACTTATTAAACTGGAATCAAAAGGCGCTGTTATTTATAAAAGTAAAAGGGTAGGTGCAGGATATAAGATATTTGACTTTTACAAATTCCGGTCAATGCGGAGTGATGCAGATCAAATGATTGCTTCAATAGCAGATTTGAACCAGTATTCTAACGAATCCAACAAAAAGAACGGTAAAGCTGCGTTTGTTAAGTTCAAGAACGACCCAAGGATTACTAAACTTGGTTCCTTTTTAAGACGAACCAGTATTGACGAACTGCCTCAGTTGATTAATGTATTTGTTGGAGATATGTCGTTGGTAGGGAACAGGCCCTTACCTTTATATGAAGCAGAACAATTAACCACAAATGAATGGTCCACCAGATTCCTCGGGCCGGCTGGTTTAACCGGTTTATGGCAGATCAGTAAAAGGGGAAAAAAAGACATGTCTGAAACAGAAAGAAAAGAATTGGACAATTATTATGCAGCCAATTATTCTATCTTTTTAGATCTCAAAATCATACTTAAAACCATACCGGCACTCATACAGAAGGAGCAGGTTTAA
- a CDS encoding TolC family protein, with amino-acid sequence MKKSLQIICIFLMFLSVNAVAQESVIPEIKYADLEKYIALAKENYPRKKIFEERQVGIKTGIPISYVSFFDMFNASYFYRPDDKSVIDPINPYNFNGFQLGVNVNLGNVLQKPFMVKKAKSDFKVAQLETQEYIMQLETEVKKRYYDYILQLNQLKLATQSALDNKTVTDGLRNKFEKGEITLDAYSTAKINQTASSTARIQTEINYLKAKDSLEEIIGKKLTDVK; translated from the coding sequence ATGAAAAAGTCATTACAAATTATTTGCATATTTTTAATGTTCCTGAGCGTAAACGCTGTTGCCCAGGAGTCTGTAATTCCAGAAATCAAATATGCTGATCTGGAAAAGTACATTGCCCTGGCAAAGGAAAATTACCCTAGAAAGAAGATTTTTGAAGAAAGACAAGTTGGTATCAAAACAGGAATTCCAATTTCATATGTATCTTTCTTTGATATGTTTAATGCTTCCTACTTTTATCGTCCTGATGATAAGTCGGTGATTGATCCTATTAACCCTTATAACTTTAACGGATTTCAATTGGGTGTCAATGTAAATTTAGGCAATGTGCTTCAGAAACCGTTTATGGTTAAAAAAGCAAAGTCAGATTTTAAAGTTGCACAGCTGGAGACACAGGAGTATATCATGCAGCTGGAAACTGAAGTGAAAAAAAGGTATTATGATTACATTTTGCAACTGAACCAACTTAAACTTGCTACACAGAGTGCTTTAGACAATAAAACAGTTACAGATGGGCTGCGCAATAAATTTGAAAAAGGTGAGATTACCCTGGATGCATATAGCACTGCAAAAATTAATCAAACTGCTTCAAGTACAGCGAGGATCCAGACCGAAATTAATTACCTAAAGGCAAAAGATTCATTGGAAGAAATTATTGGGAAAAAACTGACTGACGTTAAATAA